The proteins below are encoded in one region of Caulobacter henricii:
- a CDS encoding DUF2939 domain-containing protein, whose amino-acid sequence MSLQKRIWDLIVLGIFVFAATFASAPWFAFRALKAAAQYEDVQAISELVDFPAVRRSLTGQLKEAAPVAAAEPPSIWRDPLGAMRRAIEPIAPPEPKVDRYLTIAGISALTRGYAPGAAPAGPARPETVGGKIRAVVRGPYPTIVYWDPNRVRVAMKRPGQPGRVTVFSFQRTALFTWKLVHIRLPREER is encoded by the coding sequence ATGAGTTTGCAGAAGCGGATCTGGGACCTGATCGTCCTGGGCATTTTCGTGTTCGCGGCCACCTTCGCCTCGGCGCCCTGGTTTGCTTTCCGCGCCCTGAAGGCAGCGGCCCAGTATGAAGACGTGCAGGCCATATCCGAACTGGTCGATTTCCCGGCCGTTCGGCGCAGCCTGACCGGCCAGCTCAAGGAAGCCGCGCCGGTGGCGGCCGCCGAGCCCCCCTCGATCTGGCGTGACCCCCTAGGAGCCATGCGCCGGGCCATTGAGCCCATCGCCCCGCCAGAACCCAAGGTCGACCGTTATCTGACCATTGCCGGCATCTCGGCCCTGACCCGGGGCTACGCCCCCGGCGCGGCCCCCGCCGGTCCGGCCCGGCCTGAAACCGTGGGCGGCAAGATCAGGGCTGTCGTCCGCGGCCCCTATCCGACCATCGTCTACTGGGACCCCAACCGCGTGCGGGTGGCGATGAAGCGGCCGGGTCAACCGGGCCGGGTGACGGTGTTCAGCTTCCAGCGGACAGCCCTGTTCACCTGGAAGCTGGTCCATATCCGGCTGCCGCGCGAAGAACGTTAG
- a CDS encoding ABC transporter ATP-binding protein: MTRVLEAQGIEKVFKNGDEETRVLNGIDLTLDKGELVALLGASGSGKSTLLSIIGLLLRPTAGSLTLSGERIDDFSERQRAQFRNRRLGFVFQFHHLLPDFTALENVAFPAAAPAGGISREMRARARDLLTRVGLEDRIDYPATRLSGGQKQRVAIARALMNRPDLIIADEPTGNLDRESAERVLALMREVNREDGATFLICTHDEGVAARCSRQLTLRDGKLVSNVSRTIDA, encoded by the coding sequence ATGACCCGCGTGTTGGAAGCCCAGGGCATCGAGAAGGTGTTCAAGAACGGGGACGAAGAGACCCGCGTCCTGAACGGCATCGACCTGACCCTCGACAAGGGGGAGCTCGTGGCCCTGCTCGGGGCCTCGGGGTCAGGCAAGTCGACCCTGCTGTCGATCATCGGTCTGCTTTTGCGCCCGACGGCCGGAAGCCTGACCCTCAGTGGCGAACGGATCGACGATTTCTCCGAACGGCAGCGGGCCCAGTTTCGAAACCGTCGACTGGGCTTTGTCTTCCAGTTCCACCATCTGCTGCCCGACTTTACGGCCCTGGAGAATGTCGCCTTTCCCGCTGCGGCCCCGGCCGGCGGCATCTCGCGAGAGATGCGGGCGCGCGCACGGGACCTGCTGACCCGGGTCGGGCTGGAGGACCGGATCGACTATCCCGCCACCCGGCTTTCCGGCGGTCAGAAACAGCGCGTCGCCATCGCACGGGCCCTGATGAACCGTCCCGACCTGATCATTGCCGATGAACCGACCGGCAATCTGGATCGCGAGTCGGCGGAACGGGTACTGGCCCTGATGCGGGAAGTGAACCGGGAAGACGGAGCCACCTTCCTGATCTGCACCCATGATGAAGGTGTCGCAGCACGCTGCAGCCGCCAGCTCACCCTGAGGGACGGCAAGCTGGTCTCCAATGTCAGCCGCACCATCGACGCCTGA
- a CDS encoding ABC transporter permease translates to MFALKVARRYLLSNPSQTLLLVAGVAIGVTVFVFITALIAGLAILLTEQVTGKSAHVSLEPPTRIARVLAGPDLPVESVALVSTFQRQQIRNWPMVLELLRADPRVSAISPQITGSAVLVKSEAVRTVSIVGVDPQGIDAISPISPSIIDGNGDLGADGLLIGARLAEDLGLSAGQSILLRTERGVERQLTIKGVFRTGLQSLDERVAFLSLQTARPLFVLPDGVTNIEVKLKDPNQARAMARFLADATSLRATPWQEKNVSLEGALVAQGRTGSMIQVFSLISIIIGIASALVLSAYRRRSEVGIMRAFGVPGSFILWVFLLQGLLIGLVGALLGCATGYGLCIWLQGITNAAGDSVLPIAPERGGYAAALVLTTLGAVIASILPARAASKVDPLEAIQQ, encoded by the coding sequence ATGTTCGCCCTGAAAGTCGCCCGACGCTATCTGCTGTCAAACCCCTCCCAGACCCTGCTGCTGGTGGCGGGCGTCGCGATCGGGGTGACCGTCTTCGTATTCATCACGGCGCTGATAGCCGGACTGGCGATCCTGCTGACCGAGCAGGTGACCGGCAAGAGCGCCCACGTCAGCTTGGAACCGCCGACCCGCATTGCCCGGGTCCTGGCAGGGCCGGACCTGCCGGTGGAATCCGTGGCCCTGGTCTCCACCTTCCAGCGCCAGCAGATCCGCAATTGGCCCATGGTGCTGGAGCTCCTGCGGGCCGACCCGCGAGTGTCGGCGATCAGTCCCCAGATCACGGGCAGCGCCGTCCTGGTGAAAAGCGAGGCGGTCCGGACCGTCTCGATCGTCGGCGTTGACCCGCAGGGGATCGACGCGATCTCGCCGATCTCGCCCAGCATCATCGACGGCAATGGCGACCTGGGGGCCGATGGTCTGCTGATCGGCGCACGCCTGGCCGAAGACCTGGGCCTCAGTGCCGGCCAATCCATTCTGTTGCGGACAGAGCGTGGCGTCGAACGGCAGCTCACCATCAAGGGCGTCTTCCGGACGGGCCTGCAAAGCCTGGACGAGCGCGTGGCCTTCCTGTCGCTGCAGACGGCCCGGCCCCTGTTCGTCCTGCCCGACGGGGTGACCAATATCGAGGTCAAGCTGAAGGACCCCAATCAGGCGCGCGCCATGGCGCGGTTCCTGGCCGATGCCACGAGCCTGCGCGCAACGCCCTGGCAGGAGAAGAACGTCAGCCTGGAGGGGGCCCTGGTCGCCCAGGGCCGAACCGGCTCCATGATCCAGGTCTTTTCGCTGATCTCGATCATCATCGGCATAGCCAGCGCCCTTGTGCTGTCCGCCTATCGTCGTCGCAGCGAGGTCGGGATCATGCGCGCCTTCGGTGTGCCGGGCAGCTTCATCCTGTGGGTCTTCCTGCTCCAGGGACTGCTGATCGGCCTGGTTGGCGCCTTGCTGGGCTGCGCCACCGGCTATGGCCTCTGCATCTGGCTGCAGGGGATCACCAATGCCGCCGGCGACTCGGTCCTGCCGATCGCGCCCGAGCGGGGCGGCTATGCGGCGGCCCTGGTGCTGACCACCCTGGGGGCCGTGATCGCCTCGATCCTCCCCGCGCGCGCGGCCTCGAAGGTCGATCCGCTGGAGGCGATCCAGCAATGA
- a CDS encoding efflux RND transporter periplasmic adaptor subunit, which produces MRAIPRPWFFVVAAALVVAVTAWVLASRRPQEVAVLVIEPRTIEQALSVVGRARPAELIQVSSPNPGQVISLLHDEGDQVQPGDPMAVILATVEEAQTQADAARARAARAQAREAQLVYQRTRTLHERGFAAKAALDAAKASLETAQANVAAADAGLRASTERSREFTIRAPMAGVVLVRPIDNGQVVAAGTPLFQLGSARGVEIRAEVEEAYADRLAAGQTARAALSGSPGIFAARVTEVSPRVDSSTGGRTVRLTAEGSQTLTPGRSIDVTIVIDQRQAAIVVPRSAVVDATAAPKVYVVNAANLVEIRKITVARWPSVQAIVESGLKAGDRVVLEPTSTKPGAHIEPVAAKAGG; this is translated from the coding sequence ATGCGCGCCATCCCAAGACCCTGGTTCTTCGTCGTTGCAGCGGCCCTGGTGGTCGCTGTGACGGCCTGGGTGCTGGCCTCGCGACGCCCGCAAGAGGTTGCGGTCCTTGTGATCGAGCCCCGCACGATCGAACAGGCCCTGTCGGTGGTCGGTCGCGCCCGCCCGGCCGAGCTCATCCAGGTCTCCTCGCCCAATCCGGGCCAGGTCATCAGCCTGCTGCATGACGAGGGCGACCAGGTCCAGCCCGGTGACCCGATGGCGGTGATCCTGGCGACCGTCGAAGAGGCCCAGACGCAGGCCGATGCCGCCCGAGCCCGCGCCGCACGGGCCCAGGCCAGGGAAGCCCAGCTGGTCTATCAGCGCACCCGGACCCTGCATGAGCGCGGCTTTGCCGCCAAGGCGGCGCTGGATGCCGCAAAGGCGAGCCTTGAGACGGCCCAGGCCAATGTCGCCGCAGCGGATGCCGGCCTGCGGGCCTCGACCGAGCGCTCGCGGGAATTCACCATCCGCGCGCCCATGGCCGGCGTGGTGCTGGTGCGTCCGATCGACAATGGCCAGGTCGTGGCGGCGGGCACCCCGCTGTTTCAACTGGGCTCGGCCAGGGGCGTCGAGATCCGCGCCGAGGTCGAGGAAGCCTATGCCGATCGCCTGGCGGCCGGCCAGACGGCCCGCGCGGCCCTGTCAGGATCGCCCGGCATCTTTGCCGCCCGTGTGACCGAGGTCTCGCCCCGGGTCGATTCCAGCACCGGCGGCCGGACGGTTCGCCTGACGGCCGAAGGCAGCCAGACCCTGACCCCCGGTCGCTCGATCGACGTCACCATTGTCATTGACCAGCGCCAGGCCGCGATTGTCGTGCCACGCAGCGCCGTCGTGGATGCCACGGCTGCGCCCAAGGTCTATGTCGTCAACGCCGCCAATCTGGTCGAGATCAGAAAGATCACCGTGGCGCGGTGGCCTTCCGTTCAGGCCATCGTCGAAAGCGGCTTGAAGGCCGGGGACCGCGTCGTCCTGGAACCGACCTCGACCAAGCCCGGCGCGCACATCGAGCCTGTGGCGGCCAAGGCGGGCGGCTAA
- a CDS encoding amidohydrolase family protein: MKRVLLATAAFLVLCAPALAQTPATAPEAAPKAETKPDKPKWDVRNPPAGYTQDLKLDVTEGSWMSLDVSPDGQEIVFDLMGDLYVLPITGGEARNIASGISWDMQPKYSPDGKSIAFTSDRGGGDNLWVMNRDGSNPKAVSSESFRLLSQPDWTPDGQYIVGRKHFTSGRSLGAGEMWLYHRAGGNGVQLTERRTQQKDSGEPAFSPDGRYLYFSDDVTEGGVFEYSKDPNTEIYAIQRLDRETGEVKKFLGGPGGAIRPTPSPDGKSLAFIRRVRFQSTLYVMDIASGRETKVYDHLDRDMQETWAIHGVYPAISWTPDGQSIMLWAGGKIRRIAVASKAVSDIPFHVADTRKAREAVRFPVEVAPDSFDVKMIRWARTAPNGKTVVFEALGHLWIRDLPGGTPRRLTRQSDHFELYPAWSRDGKSIVYTTWNDEDLGSIRVIPATGGEGRKVNKNPGRFVEPVFSPDGKTIVYRTSTDGVLLSTLWTRDPGIYRVPTAGGEPTLITDKGSMPQFGASNDRVYFSGRQDKLAALKSVDLNGHEPRTHLTSEFAAEFAVSPDEAWVAWTERFNAYVAPFPRTGRAVSIAPDGKALPQTRVTRDAGDWIHWSGDSRTLNWALGPQLYSRGLKDSFSFIEGAPAELPKPAESGINLGFKQAAFKPAGKLALTGARLVTLKGDEVIEDGVVVLDGARIAAIGPRGSVTIPADAKVMDLTGKTITPGLIDAHWHGSMGSDEIIPQRSWVNYAALAFGVTTLHDPSNDTSEIFAHSELQKAGQVVGPRIFSTGAILYGATTPFTAKVDSLDDALSNLRRMKAVGAWSVKSYNQPRREQRQQIIEAANQLGLMVVPEGGSLYQHNMSMIIDGHTTIEHSIPLDRLYADVLQLWPQTRVAYTPTLVVAFGGNAGDNYWYQATKVWDDPRLQQYVPRRLLDNRARRPVLTPDNELNHIAVAREATRLNRLGVSVQIGAHGQREGLGAHWEMWSFVQGGMTPMEALRAGSLNGARALGMDKDLGSLEPGKLADLVVFDANPLTDIRNTATIAYTIANGRVFDSKMNEAGKPERPPFWFQSGDGEALSVEATATESHSHDRD, encoded by the coding sequence ATGAAGCGCGTCCTGCTTGCCACTGCGGCCTTTCTGGTTCTCTGCGCCCCGGCCCTGGCCCAGACCCCGGCCACCGCACCGGAAGCGGCCCCCAAGGCCGAGACCAAGCCGGACAAGCCCAAATGGGACGTGCGCAACCCGCCGGCCGGCTACACCCAAGACCTGAAGCTGGACGTCACCGAAGGCTCGTGGATGTCGCTGGACGTCAGCCCCGACGGCCAGGAAATCGTCTTTGACCTGATGGGTGACCTCTATGTCCTGCCGATCACCGGCGGCGAGGCCAGGAACATCGCCAGCGGCATTTCCTGGGACATGCAGCCCAAATACTCGCCGGACGGCAAGTCGATCGCCTTCACCTCTGACCGCGGCGGCGGCGACAATCTGTGGGTCATGAATCGCGACGGGAGCAATCCCAAGGCGGTGTCCAGCGAGAGCTTCCGCCTGCTGTCCCAGCCCGACTGGACGCCCGACGGCCAGTACATCGTCGGCCGCAAGCACTTCACCTCGGGCCGCTCGCTGGGGGCCGGCGAGATGTGGCTCTATCACCGCGCGGGCGGCAATGGCGTGCAGCTGACCGAACGCCGCACCCAGCAGAAGGACTCCGGCGAGCCGGCCTTCTCGCCCGACGGCCGCTATCTCTATTTCAGCGACGACGTCACCGAGGGCGGGGTCTTCGAATACAGCAAGGATCCCAATACCGAGATCTACGCCATCCAGCGCCTGGACCGCGAGACCGGTGAGGTGAAGAAGTTCCTCGGCGGGCCCGGCGGCGCGATCCGCCCCACCCCCTCGCCCGACGGCAAGTCGCTGGCCTTCATCCGCCGCGTGCGCTTCCAGTCGACCCTCTATGTGATGGACATCGCCTCGGGGCGCGAGACCAAGGTCTATGACCATCTCGACCGCGACATGCAGGAGACCTGGGCGATCCACGGGGTCTATCCGGCGATCAGCTGGACGCCCGATGGCCAGTCGATCATGCTGTGGGCCGGCGGCAAGATCCGGCGCATCGCGGTGGCCAGCAAGGCCGTCAGCGACATCCCCTTCCACGTGGCCGACACCCGCAAGGCCCGCGAGGCCGTGCGCTTCCCGGTCGAGGTCGCCCCCGACAGTTTCGACGTCAAGATGATCCGCTGGGCCCGCACCGCGCCCAACGGCAAGACGGTGGTGTTCGAGGCCCTGGGCCATCTGTGGATCCGCGACCTGCCCGGCGGCACCCCGCGCCGCCTGACCAGGCAGTCGGACCACTTCGAGCTCTATCCGGCCTGGTCGCGCGACGGCAAATCGATCGTCTACACCACCTGGAACGATGAGGACCTGGGCTCGATCCGGGTGATCCCGGCCACCGGCGGCGAGGGTCGCAAGGTCAACAAGAACCCCGGCCGCTTCGTCGAGCCGGTGTTCTCGCCGGACGGCAAGACCATCGTATATCGCACCTCGACCGACGGCGTCCTGCTCAGCACGCTATGGACCCGCGATCCGGGCATCTACCGGGTCCCGACGGCCGGGGGCGAGCCGACCCTGATCACCGACAAGGGCAGCATGCCGCAGTTCGGGGCCAGCAATGACCGCGTCTATTTCAGCGGCCGCCAGGACAAGCTGGCCGCCCTGAAATCGGTCGATCTGAATGGCCACGAGCCGCGCACCCACCTGACCTCGGAATTTGCCGCGGAGTTCGCCGTCTCGCCCGACGAGGCCTGGGTGGCCTGGACCGAGCGCTTCAATGCCTATGTCGCCCCCTTCCCCAGGACCGGACGCGCCGTCAGCATCGCCCCCGACGGCAAGGCCCTGCCCCAGACCCGGGTGACCCGCGACGCCGGTGACTGGATCCACTGGTCGGGCGACAGCCGCACCCTGAACTGGGCCCTGGGTCCGCAGCTCTACAGCCGTGGGCTGAAGGACAGTTTCAGCTTCATCGAGGGTGCCCCGGCCGAACTGCCCAAGCCCGCCGAGAGCGGCATCAATCTCGGCTTCAAGCAGGCCGCCTTCAAGCCGGCCGGCAAGCTGGCCCTGACCGGTGCCCGCCTGGTCACCCTGAAGGGCGACGAGGTCATCGAGGACGGCGTCGTGGTGCTGGACGGTGCCCGCATCGCCGCCATCGGCCCAAGGGGCTCGGTCACCATCCCGGCGGATGCCAAGGTCATGGACCTGACCGGCAAGACCATCACCCCGGGCCTGATCGATGCCCACTGGCACGGCTCGATGGGCTCGGACGAGATCATCCCGCAGCGCAGTTGGGTCAATTATGCGGCCCTGGCCTTCGGGGTCACCACGCTTCACGACCCGTCCAACGACACCAGCGAGATCTTCGCCCATTCCGAGCTGCAGAAGGCCGGCCAGGTGGTGGGCCCGCGCATCTTCTCGACCGGCGCGATCCTCTATGGGGCCACCACCCCGTTCACCGCCAAGGTCGACAGCCTCGATGACGCCCTCTCCAACCTGCGCCGCATGAAGGCGGTCGGGGCCTGGAGTGTGAAGAGCTACAACCAGCCCCGCCGCGAACAGCGCCAGCAGATCATCGAGGCCGCCAACCAGCTGGGCCTGATGGTCGTGCCCGAGGGCGGGTCGCTGTATCAGCACAACATGTCGATGATCATCGACGGCCACACGACCATCGAGCACTCGATCCCCCTGGACCGTCTGTATGCTGATGTTCTTCAGCTCTGGCCCCAGACCAGGGTCGCCTATACCCCGACCCTGGTGGTCGCCTTCGGCGGCAATGCCGGCGACAACTACTGGTACCAGGCCACCAAGGTCTGGGATGACCCGCGCCTGCAGCAATATGTGCCCCGTCGCCTGCTCGACAATCGGGCCCGCCGCCCGGTCCTGACCCCCGACAACGAACTGAACCACATCGCCGTCGCCCGCGAGGCCACCCGCCTCAACCGCCTCGGCGTCTCGGTGCAGATCGGGGCCCATGGCCAGCGCGAGGGCCTGGGCGCGCACTGGGAAATGTGGAGCTTCGTCCAGGGCGGCATGACCCCGATGGAAGCCCTGCGGGCCGGCAGCCTGAATGGAGCCCGGGCTCTCGGCATGGACAAGGACCTCGGCTCGCTGGAGCCCGGCAAGCTGGCCGACCTGGTGGTCTTCGACGCCAACCCCCTGACCGACATCCGCAATACCGCGACCATTGCCTACACCATCGCCAATGGCCGGGTGTTCGACAGCAAGATGAACGAGGCCGGCAAGCCGGAGCGGCCGCCGTTCTGGTTCCAGAGCGGCGACGGCGAGGCCCTGAGCGTGGAGGCGACAGCAACGGAGTCGCACAGCCACGATCGCGACTAG
- a CDS encoding NADP-dependent isocitrate dehydrogenase — translation MAKIKVANPVVDMDGDEMTRIIWKLIKDKLIFPYLDLELDYYDLSVENRDATDDQVTINAAEATKKHGVAVKCATITPDEQRVEEFKLKKMWKSPNGTIRNILGGVIFREPIICQNVPRLVPGWTQPIIVGRHAFGDQYKATDFLFPGKGTLTMKFVGEDGAVIEHEIYKAPSAGVAMGMYNLDESIRDFAHASFAYGLGRGYPVYLSTKNTILKAYDGRFKDIFQEIFDAEYAEQFKAKGIHYEHRLIDDMVASALKWSGGYVWACKNYDGDVQSDIVAQGFGSLGLMTSVLMTPDGKTVEAEAAHGTVTRHYRQHQKGQSTSTNSIASIFAWTRGLAHRAKLDDNQDLANFALTLEKVCIDTVESGFMTKDLALLVGDQQSWLTTEGFLDKIDENLKKAMA, via the coding sequence ATGGCCAAGATCAAAGTCGCCAATCCCGTTGTCGATATGGACGGCGACGAAATGACCCGGATCATCTGGAAGCTCATCAAGGATAAGCTGATCTTCCCCTATCTGGACCTGGAGCTCGACTATTACGACCTCAGCGTCGAGAATCGCGACGCCACCGACGACCAGGTGACGATCAACGCCGCCGAGGCGACGAAGAAGCACGGCGTGGCCGTCAAGTGCGCCACCATCACCCCCGACGAGCAACGAGTCGAGGAGTTCAAGCTCAAGAAGATGTGGAAATCGCCGAACGGCACGATCCGCAACATCCTGGGCGGCGTGATCTTCCGCGAGCCGATCATCTGCCAGAACGTGCCGCGCCTGGTGCCCGGCTGGACCCAGCCGATCATCGTCGGCCGCCATGCCTTCGGCGACCAGTACAAGGCCACCGACTTCCTGTTCCCGGGCAAGGGCACCCTGACGATGAAGTTCGTCGGCGAGGACGGCGCAGTCATCGAGCACGAGATCTACAAGGCTCCGAGCGCCGGCGTCGCCATGGGCATGTACAATCTCGACGAGTCGATCCGCGACTTCGCCCACGCCTCGTTCGCCTACGGCCTGGGCCGTGGCTATCCGGTCTATCTCTCCACGAAGAACACCATCCTGAAAGCCTATGACGGCCGCTTCAAGGACATCTTCCAGGAGATCTTCGACGCCGAATATGCCGAGCAGTTCAAGGCCAAGGGCATCCATTACGAGCACCGCCTGATCGACGACATGGTGGCCTCGGCCCTCAAGTGGTCGGGCGGCTATGTCTGGGCCTGCAAGAACTATGATGGCGACGTGCAGTCCGACATCGTCGCCCAGGGCTTCGGCTCGCTGGGTCTGATGACCTCGGTGCTGATGACTCCGGACGGCAAGACGGTCGAAGCCGAAGCGGCCCACGGCACCGTGACCCGCCACTATCGCCAGCACCAGAAGGGTCAGAGCACCTCGACCAATTCGATCGCTTCGATCTTTGCCTGGACCCGCGGCCTGGCCCACCGGGCCAAGCTGGACGACAACCAGGATCTGGCAAACTTCGCCCTCACCCTGGAAAAGGTCTGTATCGACACCGTCGAAAGCGGCTTCATGACCAAGGACCTGGCCCTGCTGGTCGGCGATCAGCAGTCGTGGCTGACCACCGAAGGCTTCCTCGACAAGATCGACGAGAACCTGAAGAAGGCCATGGCCTAG
- a CDS encoding ATP-binding protein: MTSPLARRLLAIVAVLSIAVTGVATAVAFVFVQKSATDTQMRHLVEYVGERVKTEDRLFSNLVKVHQAASLALTQRLDNRDASEAKTEFDTLFPTFGDGTRRTAPVLYDGGREGPHFVYGIGGFLREADRMNPAEKALFVSALEVVANTGESQLGQYDNFYFLTPQTRMVMFGPKRPDRLIYYRRDAPPTLDISGEEMTQIALPANNPGRTLKCTKLRRLISDPSGRGLNAACVTPFYFKGQFMGAWGTSLSLDSYLLRAVGDALPGGTNMIVSNDGELIAAPGLARNGVVDVARLREFEARVQISDVMRQIRETGREIGAIRDVRSERVIAYGHLKEPNWWFLMTFPSNDVVLSSIRTASWVLLFGVLGVMLQVMLLYRVISRELAWPLNLLAQAERGGDHAQALSVEGRLDEIGDLARTLRQQREGNEELLRSLEVRVAERTVELERANQAKSVFLANMSHELRTPLNGVIAIGDRLVDEDNPQTRRDLAGLVASSGRLLEQVLGDILDVSKIEAGQFHLNPAPFDLERLVRDMAELHAAVAEAKGLDFTWSFAPDVAGGYLGDAGRISQILSNLLANAVKFTVKGSVNLTVESRDDRVVFTVADTGVGFDDTVRERLFKRFVQADQSITRQFGGTGLGLSISAALVEMMGGRIDARAVAGAGATFEVELPLPRTAGALLDTGSEPESEISLQGLRVLVAEDHPTNRKVVEVVLEPFGVDLTMVEDGAAALAAVRADSFDAILMDMQMPIMDGLTATREIRAREAALGLPPVLIVMLTANAMEEHIASAKAAGADLHLAKPLHPAQLLQALAGTRSDAPGLSTQTAGAASGSD, encoded by the coding sequence ATGACCTCGCCCCTGGCGCGGCGCCTGCTGGCGATCGTCGCGGTGCTGTCGATTGCCGTCACCGGCGTGGCGACGGCGGTGGCCTTCGTGTTCGTGCAGAAAAGCGCCACCGATACCCAGATGCGGCACCTGGTCGAATATGTCGGCGAGCGGGTGAAGACCGAGGACCGGCTGTTTTCCAATCTGGTCAAGGTGCACCAGGCCGCCAGTCTGGCCCTGACCCAGCGCCTGGACAACCGTGACGCCTCCGAGGCCAAGACCGAGTTCGACACGCTGTTTCCGACCTTTGGCGACGGCACCCGACGCACGGCACCGGTTCTCTATGACGGCGGCCGCGAGGGCCCGCATTTCGTCTACGGCATCGGTGGCTTTCTGAGAGAAGCCGACCGGATGAACCCTGCCGAAAAGGCACTGTTCGTCTCGGCTCTGGAAGTGGTGGCCAATACCGGCGAGAGCCAATTGGGCCAGTACGACAACTTCTATTTCCTGACACCCCAGACGCGGATGGTGATGTTCGGTCCCAAGCGGCCCGACAGGCTGATCTATTATCGCCGCGATGCGCCGCCGACCCTGGATATCTCCGGCGAAGAGATGACCCAGATTGCCCTTCCGGCCAACAATCCTGGCCGGACCCTGAAGTGCACCAAGCTTCGCCGCCTGATCTCCGATCCCAGTGGCCGGGGCCTGAACGCCGCCTGTGTGACCCCGTTCTACTTCAAGGGCCAGTTCATGGGGGCCTGGGGTACCAGCCTGTCCCTGGATTCCTACCTGCTGCGCGCCGTCGGCGATGCCCTGCCGGGCGGAACCAACATGATCGTCTCCAATGACGGTGAGCTGATCGCGGCCCCCGGCCTGGCGCGCAACGGCGTGGTCGATGTCGCTCGCCTGCGCGAGTTCGAGGCCCGGGTCCAGATCAGCGACGTGATGCGACAGATTCGGGAGACAGGTCGCGAGATCGGTGCGATCCGCGATGTGCGCAGCGAAAGAGTGATCGCCTATGGACACCTGAAGGAGCCCAACTGGTGGTTCCTGATGACCTTCCCGTCCAATGACGTGGTGCTGTCGTCAATCCGGACCGCATCCTGGGTGCTGCTGTTTGGCGTCCTGGGCGTGATGCTGCAGGTGATGCTGCTCTATCGGGTGATCAGCCGCGAGCTGGCCTGGCCGCTCAACCTTCTGGCCCAGGCCGAGCGCGGGGGCGATCATGCGCAGGCTCTGAGCGTCGAGGGACGCCTGGACGAAATCGGCGACCTGGCGCGGACCCTGCGCCAGCAGCGCGAGGGCAATGAAGAGCTGCTCCGAAGCCTTGAGGTGCGGGTCGCCGAGCGGACGGTCGAACTCGAACGTGCCAACCAGGCCAAGTCGGTGTTCCTGGCCAATATGAGTCATGAGCTGCGGACGCCGCTGAACGGGGTCATCGCCATCGGGGACCGTCTGGTGGACGAGGACAATCCCCAGACCCGACGTGACCTTGCCGGTCTGGTAGCCTCATCGGGCCGGCTGCTGGAGCAGGTGCTGGGCGACATTCTGGATGTCTCGAAGATCGAGGCCGGCCAGTTCCACCTCAACCCCGCACCCTTCGATCTTGAGCGACTGGTTCGCGACATGGCCGAACTGCACGCTGCGGTCGCCGAGGCCAAGGGGCTGGATTTCACCTGGTCTTTCGCGCCGGATGTGGCGGGCGGCTATTTGGGCGACGCCGGTCGGATCAGCCAGATCCTGTCCAACCTCCTGGCCAACGCGGTCAAGTTCACCGTCAAGGGCTCGGTCAACCTGACGGTCGAGTCGCGGGACGATCGCGTGGTCTTCACGGTGGCCGACACCGGGGTCGGCTTTGACGACACGGTGCGGGAGCGGCTGTTCAAGCGGTTTGTCCAGGCCGACCAGTCGATCACCCGGCAGTTTGGCGGCACCGGGCTGGGCCTGTCGATCTCGGCAGCGCTTGTCGAGATGATGGGGGGGCGGATTGACGCGCGGGCAGTGGCCGGCGCGGGCGCGACCTTTGAAGTCGAACTGCCCCTGCCGCGGACCGCGGGCGCTTTGCTGGACACCGGCAGCGAGCCGGAGAGCGAAATTTCCCTGCAGGGCCTGCGGGTGCTGGTCGCGGAAGACCATCCGACCAATCGCAAGGTCGTGGAGGTCGTGCTTGAGCCGTTTGGCGTCGACCTGACCATGGTCGAGGACGGCGCGGCGGCCCTGGCGGCTGTCCGCGCCGACTCTTTCGACGCTATCCTCATGGATATGCAGATGCCGATCATGGACGGCCTGACCGCGACCCGAGAGATCCGGGCGCGCGAGGCCGCCTTGGGTCTGCCACCCGTTCTGATCGTCATGCTGACGGCCAATGCCATGGAGGAACATATCGCCTCGGCCAAGGCGGCCGGAGCCGACCTGCACCTGGCCAAGCCCCTGCATCCCGCCCAGCTGCTACAGGCCCTGGCCGGCACCCGGAGCGATGCACCGGGTCTCTCTACCCAGACAGCCGGCGCGGCGTCGGGTAGCGACTAG